The Paraburkholderia agricolaris genome includes the window CTGTCGATGTACGGCGGCGGCTTCTCAACGGTCCCCGCGTATCTCGCGGACATGTTCGGCACGGCGTTTGTGGGCGGCATTCACGGCCGTCTGCTGACCGCCTGGGCCGCGGCAGGGGTGGCGGGTCCGGTGCTGGTGAACTACATCCGCGCGTATCAGGTGGAGCACGGCGTCGCCAAGGCGGATGCCTACACGATGACGATCCACATCATGGTCGTGCTGCTGGTGATCGGCTTCATCTGCAACCTGCTGGTCAAGCGGGTCGACGACAAGCATCACATGACCGACGCACAACTCGCCAAAGGCGCCTAAGGAGACTCGCATGTCGACCGTTCAAGCCGTTCATCCGACCAACAAGGTCAAGCTCGCCGTCTTCTGGCTGTATGTGACGCTGCCGCTGGCATGGGGCGTGATCAATACGCTCACGCAGGCGATGAAGCTGTTCAAGTAAGCAGGTAAGCACTGCATCGCCCCCGCACGATCGAACGTGCGGGGCGCAAAAAAAGCGGGCCGACGGCGCGCGCAAACCGCGCATTCGTCTCTGCCCGCTTGTCCTGCCGCCGGCCTCTCACCGGTACATCGCCGCTTCAGATTTTCTCGAACAGCACATCCTGTGCGCCTTCCCACAGCACCTTCGTACCAAGTTCGCGCAGCTTTTCCTTGCCTTCGACGATCGTCAGGAAGTGATTGCCCGCGAGCTGGCCCAGCTTGCTCGCGAAGCAGCACGACCCGTACGCGAGGATGATCTCCGTTTCGCTGTAACCGCCCGGATAGAACAGGATGTCGCCAACCGACGGATGGCTCGTATGATTTTCGAAGCCGACCGCCGCGCCGTCGTTTTCGAGTTTGAAGTCGCCAAGCGGAACCCAGCAACCCTCGCCGCTCCAGCGCACGTGAATGAGCTTCTGACGGTACGGCAAGAGCTTCAGAAAAGCGGCCACCGTTTGCGGCGCGTCAGGATGCGTTTCGGCGGTAAAGACATGGCCGCAGGAGGTAATTCGAAGTCGGGTCATCGCTGGATATCCGTGTGACGGGTTGAGTGGAAAGGTCGGTCAGACGCCGGCCGGGGCGCGGCTGCAGGCGCAACATTCTGTCGGCCCGTGCAAGGCTTCGACAGATACACTTGCCGTCCAACTGGTCAGGCCAGTTGAACCAGTGGCGACGGCTGCCACGCAGGAAGCAGACCACCGTATCCCGCCGCAAACTACCAGGCTGCGCGCAATGCGCCGCGATCCAGCCAAAGCCATGGGTGCTTCCGGCTTGCTGTTTGATGCTGCATCATGCCGGGCAGGTCGGCGATAAACCGGCCTGAACACCGATCGGGCCCCTGCGTGCCAGCTCTACCGGCACTCACGCCACGAAACTTCGTAGTTTGCAAGCGATGCAATGCGCAGCAAACTGCGAAAAGTGCATAACGTCCGTTCTGGCAATTCAACGGACGGCAAAGCTGGCGAAGGAACCGGCGTCACCGTGGAAATTTCACACGCCGCCGCGAGATCCTTGCCCTCGATACCCCTGCGACCATCTTGACATGCCAGGCCACGCGCGAACATTGCGGCGCCGCCCGGCAGAACAGCGTGTCGCAACCGGCGAACCCCCGCGCGCCTTGAAGCGCCGGCGCACCGCTCGGGCATCGCATGCTGGCGAGCCGCTCACATGATTCAGCCGCACAACCCGACACTCAGCCGCGCAGCCGGTAGGCAAGCGGCGTCACGCCGTAGCCACGTTTGAACTGCACGGAGAAATGACTGGCGTTCTCGTAACCAACCGCAAGCGCGATTTGCAGCACCGGCAGATCGGTGGCGCGCAGCAATCTCGCGGCCTCCTCGAGCCGCAAACGCGTAACGAACTGATGAGGCGTTTCACCGGTCTCGCGGCGAAACACCCGAGCAAAATGAAAGTTACTTAAACCGGCCTGTGCGGCCAGTTCGCCAATGGCCAGATCGGCGGCAAGATTGGCACGGATGTAATCGGTTACACGCCGGATACGGCGCGGCACCAGGCGCTCGGGATGCGGCGGCAAGCAGCCCACGCGAGGGCCGCGCGAATAGTGTTGCAGTAAATGAGCGGCGAGCGCGTGGGCCAGCGCGTCGACATACAGCCGCGAGTCGGTGGGGTCGCCCGCGGCGCGATGCAGCGCGCCGAGCATCGCGGCGATCAGTGGATCGTGAAACTGCATCGCGTCGCCCAACGACAGCTCGCGTGAGCCGCCCAGTTCCATCTGGTCGGCAACGCTGTCGATCAGGCTGCGCTCCAGGTGCAAATGGACGGTCGACAGCGGCTCATCGCTGATCGAACGCCAGCGCCACGAGACCGGCACGGGCGGCACGTACCAGACGTCGCCCATGCGCAGCTCGGCGCTCTCCCAGTGCCCATTCACGTTGCGCTCGAGGTGTTCGGCGCCGCTGCCGAGCGTCATCAACGTGACGTCCTGCAGGCCAGGTGCTTCCAGCAGTTCCTGCTCGGCCGGTTCGAGGTACGAGCGCAGCACCAGGTGCCGCCACGGGCGATCCACGCTCGACACCAGTTTTTTTCCCGCCATATAGCGGTCGTAGGCAAGCGTCGTTGTCAGCCTTGGAATTTTTGCCATCACGTCTCTTCCTGGGAGGTCCCGTATGTACATGAGCAAACCCTGTCACACCCGCATCGCCGGTTAGAGGTCAGCGCAAGATCTCAAAAATGATAGCAAGGAACCGGCTACCGTAATATTTGGAAATAGTTAATCATCCAGGTTGTCGTCTTTCATGCGTTTTGAACGCTGGAGCTACCGTTTCATGGAACACGAATGCGATACGCTGCCGCATTGGCTAACCGGCTCGCCGCAAGGCGAAGCCAGCCACGTGTCGGCGGCTTACACCTCAGCGGTTGCCGCAGAACCGGCTTACCCGGCCGGCACGCGGCAACCCGGGAATTCAGCCCACGCGGCTGAAGCATCCAGGGCATCTGCCCGCACCGCATCAAGCGTCGCGCCCGCAGGTTTCCTTACGCTCTTCACCGAGGAGGAGATCGGCACACCCTCGCCCGCCGCGCGGCGGTCCGCACCGATCATCAGTCCGCTGGTGCGATTTGGCAGCGCGCAGGACCGCATGGAGTTCGTGCGGCGGCGCATCAAGCAACTTGGCTTCGACTCGTTCAGCTATTCAGCCACGCGCACCACCGCACATCACAAGACGATGTTCGTGCTGACCAGCTACGAGTCGCAGGCCTGGCTCACGCGCTATTTCCGCGAGCGTTATTTTGAGCTCGATCCGCGCGTTGCGCTGGCGTCGCCGACCGGCATGCCGTTCCTCTGGAACACGGCCGATATGCGCGCCGACCTGCCGCGTGCGCAGATGCGCAGCGAAAGGCTCGGCGGGCTGATCGACATGCTGGAGGCCACCGGGCGTAAAAGCGGCATTCTTACGCAGATGCCGCTGCCCGAGCCGGAGCTGAGCGCAAGCCTGTGCTTTAACTCGGAGATCGGCAACCCGCGCTG containing:
- a CDS encoding AraC family transcriptional regulator, giving the protein MAKIPRLTTTLAYDRYMAGKKLVSSVDRPWRHLVLRSYLEPAEQELLEAPGLQDVTLMTLGSGAEHLERNVNGHWESAELRMGDVWYVPPVPVSWRWRSISDEPLSTVHLHLERSLIDSVADQMELGGSRELSLGDAMQFHDPLIAAMLGALHRAAGDPTDSRLYVDALAHALAAHLLQHYSRGPRVGCLPPHPERLVPRRIRRVTDYIRANLAADLAIGELAAQAGLSNFHFARVFRRETGETPHQFVTRLRLEEAARLLRATDLPVLQIALAVGYENASHFSVQFKRGYGVTPLAYRLRG
- a CDS encoding DUF3830 family protein → MTRLRITSCGHVFTAETHPDAPQTVAAFLKLLPYRQKLIHVRWSGEGCWVPLGDFKLENDGAAVGFENHTSHPSVGDILFYPGGYSETEIILAYGSCCFASKLGQLAGNHFLTIVEGKEKLRELGTKVLWEGAQDVLFEKI
- a CDS encoding helix-turn-helix transcriptional regulator, with translation MEHECDTLPHWLTGSPQGEASHVSAAYTSAVAAEPAYPAGTRQPGNSAHAAEASRASARTASSVAPAGFLTLFTEEEIGTPSPAARRSAPIISPLVRFGSAQDRMEFVRRRIKQLGFDSFSYSATRTTAHHKTMFVLTSYESQAWLTRYFRERYFELDPRVALASPTGMPFLWNTADMRADLPRAQMRSERLGGLIDMLEATGRKSGILTQMPLPEPELSASLCFNSEIGNPRWMTESIVAETLMFAHTIHEFIWTHAKSVIGIAPAQQQQRVTLSELQHAVLKAVVQGQRDKEIAYFLGLSPHNVDYHLRRLRQLFNVRNRVQLINVAQGYVT
- a CDS encoding MFS transporter small subunit codes for the protein MSTVQAVHPTNKVKLAVFWLYVTLPLAWGVINTLTQAMKLFK